The following proteins are encoded in a genomic region of Enterocloster clostridioformis:
- the grdB gene encoding glycine reductase complex selenoprotein B: MSKLRIVHYINQFFANIGGEEKADYQPELREGIVGPGMAFNQAFGDEAEIVATVICGDSYFNENVEAAKKTILDMISSQKPDAVICGPAFNAGRYGVACGTVALAVKEELNIPVLTGMYKENPGADMYKTKVYIVETRNSAAGMRSAVATMAPLAIKLAKGEKLGSSKEEGYMPNGIRVNFFEDKRGSQRAVEMLVKKLAGKEFTTEFPMPDFDRVDPNPAVKDMAHAKIALVTSGGIVPKGNPDHIESSSASKYGKYDIDGVMDLTEATYETAHGGYDPVYANEDADRVLPVDVLREFEKEGKIGSLHRYFYTTVGNGTSVANAKRFAAEFAQELRNDGVDAVILTSTUGTCTRCGATMVKEIERAGIPVVHIATVVPISLTVGANRIVPAIAIPHPLGNPALTMEEEKEIRRHILTKALTALETPVTEQTVFE, encoded by the coding sequence ATGTCAAAGTTAAGAATTGTTCATTATATTAACCAGTTCTTCGCTAACATCGGCGGCGAGGAAAAGGCTGATTACCAGCCGGAATTAAGAGAAGGCATTGTAGGCCCTGGTATGGCGTTCAACCAGGCATTTGGAGATGAGGCAGAAATCGTGGCTACCGTTATCTGCGGCGACTCCTATTTCAACGAGAACGTTGAAGCTGCTAAGAAGACCATTCTGGATATGATCAGCAGCCAGAAGCCAGACGCAGTTATCTGCGGACCGGCATTTAATGCAGGACGCTACGGCGTTGCCTGCGGTACCGTTGCACTGGCAGTTAAGGAAGAATTAAACATTCCGGTTCTGACAGGTATGTACAAAGAAAACCCGGGCGCTGATATGTACAAGACAAAAGTATATATCGTTGAGACCAGGAACAGCGCAGCCGGCATGAGAAGTGCTGTTGCCACCATGGCTCCTCTGGCAATTAAGCTTGCCAAGGGTGAGAAGCTTGGTTCCTCCAAGGAAGAGGGCTATATGCCAAACGGCATCCGTGTCAACTTCTTCGAGGACAAGAGAGGCTCTCAGAGAGCAGTTGAGATGCTGGTTAAGAAGCTGGCCGGCAAGGAATTCACAACCGAGTTCCCAATGCCTGATTTCGACAGGGTAGATCCTAATCCGGCTGTTAAGGATATGGCTCATGCAAAAATCGCTTTGGTTACCTCCGGCGGTATTGTACCAAAGGGCAATCCGGACCACATCGAGTCCTCCAGTGCTTCCAAGTACGGCAAGTATGACATAGACGGTGTCATGGACCTGACAGAGGCCACATATGAGACTGCTCACGGCGGATACGACCCGGTATATGCAAACGAAGACGCAGACAGAGTCCTTCCTGTTGACGTTTTAAGAGAATTTGAAAAAGAAGGAAAAATCGGCAGCCTGCACAGATATTTCTATACTACAGTTGGCAACGGTACATCCGTAGCTAACGCTAAGAGATTCGCTGCAGAGTTCGCACAGGAGCTGAGGAATGACGGGGTAGACGCGGTCATTCTGACCTCTACCTGAGGTACCTGTACACGTTGCGGTGCAACGATGGTAAAAGAAATTGAAAGAGCAGGAATCCCAGTAGTTCATATTGCAACTGTAGTTCCGATTTCGCTGACAGTAGGAGCTAACCGTATTGTTCCTGCTATCGCTATTCCTCATCCTCTTGGCAATCCTGCATTGACCATGGAAGAAGAGAAGGAAATCAGGAGACATATACTGACAAAGGCTCTGACAGCACTGGAGACCCCGGTTACAGAGCAGACTGTATTTGAGTAA
- the trxB gene encoding thioredoxin-disulfide reductase: protein MDKIYDVIILGAGPSGLAAGIYAGRARLDTLLIEKGKDGGQIAITDEIENYPGQMVDGESGPSLIERMTKQVEKFGAERVCDTIVSVDIEGPVKTLVGSNGTYKARTLIIATGAFPRPIGCKGEGEFMGKGVSYCATCDASFFEGLEVFVVGGGDSAVEEAMYLTKFARKVTVIHRRDELRAAKSIQERAFKNPKLFFMWDTVVEELHGDGILSGMTVKNVKTGELTRIDADEDDGLFGVFGFIGYNPRSELFEGKLEMDRGYIKTDEDMHTNVEGVYAVGDIRVKSLRQVVTAAADGAIASMQVERWLAEQK, encoded by the coding sequence ATGGACAAGATTTATGATGTCATCATTCTGGGTGCGGGTCCTAGCGGACTTGCAGCCGGAATCTATGCGGGAAGAGCGCGTCTGGATACGCTGCTCATTGAAAAAGGAAAAGACGGCGGCCAGATTGCCATCACAGACGAGATTGAGAATTATCCTGGACAGATGGTAGACGGCGAGAGCGGTCCTTCCCTGATTGAAAGAATGACCAAGCAGGTCGAGAAATTTGGTGCTGAGCGTGTCTGCGATACCATTGTCAGCGTTGATATCGAAGGCCCGGTAAAGACACTGGTTGGCAGCAACGGAACTTATAAGGCACGTACCCTGATCATCGCTACCGGCGCTTTCCCAAGGCCAATCGGCTGCAAGGGCGAGGGCGAGTTCATGGGCAAGGGCGTTTCCTACTGCGCAACCTGCGATGCTTCCTTCTTCGAGGGTCTGGAGGTATTCGTAGTTGGCGGCGGCGATTCTGCTGTTGAGGAAGCCATGTACCTGACAAAGTTTGCAAGAAAAGTTACTGTCATCCATCGCCGTGATGAACTGCGTGCAGCAAAATCCATCCAGGAGCGCGCGTTCAAGAATCCTAAGCTGTTCTTCATGTGGGACACGGTTGTGGAAGAGCTTCACGGAGACGGCATCCTTTCCGGCATGACTGTTAAGAATGTTAAGACAGGCGAGCTTACAAGAATCGATGCAGACGAAGACGACGGCCTGTTCGGCGTATTCGGCTTCATCGGATACAACCCAAGAAGCGAACTGTTTGAAGGCAAGTTAGAGATGGACCGCGGATACATCAAGACCGACGAAGACATGCACACCAATGTGGAAGGCGTGTACGCGGTTGGCGATATCCGCGTAAAGAGCTTAAGACAGGTTGTTACTGCTGCTGCAGACGGAGCAATCGCTTCCATGCAGGTTGAGAGATGGCTTGCAGAGCAGAAATAA
- the trxA gene encoding thioredoxin TrxA, whose translation MVDLTKDNFEEEVLKAEGTVLVDFYGDGCVPCAALMPHIHAMEGDYGDKIKFTSLNTTKARRLAIGQKILGLPVIAIYKGGEKVAECVKDDATVENIKAMIEANL comes from the coding sequence ATGGTAGATTTAACCAAGGACAATTTTGAAGAAGAAGTATTGAAGGCTGAAGGCACAGTACTGGTTGATTTTTATGGCGACGGATGCGTACCCTGCGCGGCGCTTATGCCACATATCCATGCTATGGAGGGTGATTACGGCGATAAGATTAAATTCACCTCTTTAAACACCACCAAGGCACGCCGTCTGGCAATCGGACAGAAGATTCTTGGTCTTCCTGTTATCGCTATCTACAAGGGCGGCGAGAAGGTTGCTGAGTGCGTTAAGGACGATGCAACTGTTGAGAACATCAAGGCTATGATTGAGGCTAACTTATAA
- the grdA gene encoding glycine/sarcosine/betaine reductase complex selenoprotein A: MAILKDKKVIIIGDRDGIPGPAIEECVKTAGAEVVYSSTECFVUTAAGAMDLENQKRVKDFAEQYGPENIVVVLGAAEGEAAGLAAETVTAGDPTYAGPLAGVQLGLSVFHVCENEIKDEVDSSVYDDQISMMEMVMDVDDIAKEMSSIREQYCKYL, from the coding sequence ATGGCAATTTTGAAAGACAAAAAGGTCATTATCATCGGAGACCGTGACGGTATTCCGGGACCAGCCATAGAAGAATGCGTAAAGACCGCAGGCGCTGAAGTTGTATATTCTTCAACTGAATGCTTCGTCTGAACGGCCGCTGGTGCTATGGATCTGGAAAATCAGAAGAGAGTTAAAGATTTCGCTGAGCAGTATGGCCCAGAGAACATTGTAGTTGTTCTTGGAGCAGCAGAGGGTGAGGCAGCTGGTTTAGCTGCAGAAACCGTTACAGCAGGCGATCCAACTTATGCAGGTCCGCTAGCAGGAGTCCAGTTGGGACTAAGTGTATTCCATGTTTGTGAGAACGAGATCAAAGATGAGGTTGACAGCAGCGTTTATGACGATCAGATCAGCATGATGGAGATGGTTATGGACGTTGATGACATCGCTAAGGAGATGTCTTCCATCAGAGAGCAGTATTGCAAATATTTATAA
- the grdC gene encoding glycine/sarcosine/betaine reductase complex component C subunit beta produces MNGYAVLKGASYTLAVTPDMVIHNGTTQTTEMIVNPESEYLKELPSHLRSFEDAVNYMPNQVYIGNEKPQKMAEVGFPWYDKLMDGASKDGKYGEIMPEDEFYGLIQICDVFDLVKLEKGFAADIKAKLDAHHMFTDEHVAILDKNSETTQEEIAALVNDEHAEPLYFNNALVGAVKRAHDVDVNLSAHVMLENLVTKASNVLSLLNLVKKAGVNPADIDYVVDCCEEACGDMNQRGGGNFAKAAAEVAGFVNATGSDVRGFCAGPAHAMLHAAALVKAGTFKNVVVTAGGCTAKLGMNGKDHVKKGLPILEDAIAGFSVLVSADDGVNPQIRTDIVGRHTVGTGSAPQNVISSLVTNPLDEAGLKIVDIDKYSPEMQNPDITKPAGAGDVPEANYKMIAALGVKRGELQRNEIADFVKEHGMTGWAPTQGHIPSGVPYLGLLRDEILAGETKRAMIIGKGSLFLGRMTNLFDGVSFVVQANDGSASKESGGVDESKVKAMIGQAMRAFAQGLMGEEE; encoded by the coding sequence ATGAACGGTTATGCAGTTTTAAAGGGTGCCAGCTATACATTGGCGGTTACACCTGATATGGTTATTCACAATGGTACAACACAGACAACAGAGATGATTGTTAATCCTGAGTCGGAATATTTGAAGGAGCTTCCAAGCCACCTTAGAAGTTTTGAGGATGCCGTTAACTATATGCCGAACCAGGTATATATTGGCAATGAAAAGCCACAGAAAATGGCTGAAGTTGGATTTCCATGGTATGACAAATTAATGGATGGGGCCAGCAAGGACGGCAAGTACGGAGAGATTATGCCTGAGGATGAGTTCTACGGCCTGATTCAGATCTGCGACGTATTTGACCTGGTTAAACTGGAAAAGGGATTTGCAGCTGACATTAAGGCAAAGCTGGATGCACATCATATGTTCACAGACGAGCATGTAGCAATCCTTGATAAGAACAGTGAGACAACACAGGAAGAAATCGCTGCTCTGGTAAATGACGAGCACGCAGAGCCGCTGTACTTCAACAATGCACTGGTTGGCGCTGTTAAGAGAGCTCATGACGTGGATGTTAACTTATCCGCACACGTTATGTTAGAGAACCTGGTAACAAAGGCTTCTAATGTATTATCCTTACTTAACTTGGTAAAAAAAGCAGGAGTTAATCCCGCTGACATAGATTATGTTGTTGACTGCTGCGAGGAAGCCTGCGGCGATATGAACCAGAGAGGCGGCGGCAACTTTGCAAAGGCAGCCGCTGAGGTTGCCGGATTTGTTAATGCAACCGGTTCTGACGTAAGAGGTTTCTGCGCAGGGCCAGCTCATGCAATGCTTCATGCAGCTGCCCTGGTAAAGGCAGGAACATTCAAGAACGTTGTGGTTACGGCAGGCGGCTGTACCGCTAAATTAGGTATGAACGGCAAGGACCATGTGAAGAAGGGACTTCCGATTCTGGAAGACGCTATCGCAGGATTCTCCGTATTAGTAAGTGCTGACGACGGCGTAAACCCACAGATCAGAACTGATATCGTAGGACGCCATACAGTTGGAACAGGATCCGCTCCTCAGAACGTTATATCTTCCCTGGTAACTAATCCTCTGGATGAGGCTGGTTTAAAGATTGTGGATATCGACAAGTACTCTCCTGAGATGCAGAATCCGGACATCACAAAGCCGGCAGGCGCAGGCGATGTTCCTGAGGCTAACTACAAGATGATTGCTGCTCTTGGCGTTAAGAGGGGCGAATTACAGCGCAATGAGATTGCGGATTTCGTTAAGGAGCATGGTATGACCGGCTGGGCTCCAACCCAGGGACATATTCCTTCAGGCGTTCCTTACCTTGGACTTCTGAGAGACGAAATTCTGGCAGGCGAGACAAAGCGCGCCATGATTATCGGTAAGGGAAGCTTATTCCTTGGAAGAATGACCAATCTGTTCGACGGCGTATCCTTCGTGGTTCAGGCCAACGATGGTTCTGCTTCAAAGGAGAGCGGCGGTGTAGATGAGAGCAAGGTAAAGGCTATGATTGGCCAGGCCATGAGAGCGTTTGCCCAGGGTCTGATGGGCGAAGAGGAATAA
- the grdD gene encoding glycine/sarcosine/betaine reductase complex component C subunit alpha, whose translation MSDKKIKAMIANTFLEVADALETGQYGKKPVIGFASEGSEHGQDNIEEAMKIAEMKGLKAVLIEGEDLHKKMEEMLDSGEIDGAVTMHYPFPIGVSTVGKVITPGKGKPMYIATTTGTSDTDRISGMVKNAIYGIIAAKADGVKNPTVGIANIDGARQTEKALLKLAENGYDINFAESVRADGGIVMRGNDLLGGTPDIMVMDSLTGNLMMKVFSSYTTGGNYESLGFGYGPGVGEGYDRLIMIVSRASGAPVIAGAMEFATNLVRHDWKKVADEEFEKANEAGLKDIINELKSAGRKDAGAASEEVKMPPKEVVTSQIPGIEVMDLEDAVKALWKAGIYAESGMGCTGPIVLMSDANKDKAHEILKAAGYVS comes from the coding sequence ATGTCTGATAAGAAAATAAAAGCTATGATTGCTAATACTTTTCTTGAGGTGGCCGATGCTCTTGAAACAGGACAATATGGCAAAAAGCCGGTTATCGGCTTCGCCTCAGAAGGCAGCGAACATGGCCAGGATAATATAGAAGAAGCCATGAAAATTGCCGAGATGAAGGGACTTAAGGCTGTCCTGATCGAGGGGGAAGACCTTCATAAGAAGATGGAAGAAATGCTGGATTCCGGCGAGATCGACGGCGCTGTAACCATGCATTATCCATTCCCCATCGGTGTGTCCACAGTGGGAAAGGTTATCACCCCGGGCAAGGGAAAACCTATGTATATTGCCACCACCACAGGTACGTCCGACACAGACCGTATCAGCGGCATGGTTAAGAACGCAATCTATGGAATCATTGCGGCAAAGGCTGACGGCGTGAAAAACCCGACCGTAGGCATTGCCAACATTGACGGCGCCCGCCAGACAGAGAAGGCACTTCTCAAGCTGGCTGAGAACGGCTATGATATTAACTTCGCAGAGTCTGTAAGGGCTGACGGCGGTATTGTCATGAGAGGAAATGACCTGTTGGGAGGAACTCCTGATATCATGGTTATGGATTCCCTGACAGGCAACCTGATGATGAAGGTGTTCTCATCCTACACCACAGGCGGTAATTACGAGTCCTTAGGATTCGGTTACGGTCCCGGCGTGGGCGAGGGATATGACCGTCTCATCATGATCGTGTCGCGTGCTTCCGGCGCGCCTGTCATTGCAGGAGCCATGGAGTTCGCCACCAACCTGGTCCGCCATGACTGGAAGAAGGTTGCTGATGAAGAATTTGAGAAGGCTAACGAGGCCGGACTTAAGGATATCATCAATGAGCTGAAGTCCGCGGGCAGGAAGGACGCAGGCGCGGCATCCGAGGAAGTGAAGATGCCTCCTAAGGAAGTAGTTACTTCACAGATTCCGGGTATCGAGGTAATGGACCTGGAGGACGCTGTTAAGGCGCTGTGGAAAGCCGGTATCTATGCTGAGAGCGGCATGGGATGCACAGGCCCCATCGTACTGATGTCTGATGCCAACAAGGATAAGGCACATGAGATTCTGAAGGCAGCCGGATACGTCAGCTAA
- the selA gene encoding L-seryl-tRNA(Sec) selenium transferase: MMEDRRELLRKIPKIDEVLQDERLFFFTESTPRAVIVESVREVTQELRKDILEGRRNQVGTKETLMTEIVARITGKKKKSLRRVINATGVVLHTNLGRANLSDKACESIMDVARNYTNLEYDVKRGSRGSRHDHVEKILTKITGAEAAMVVNNNAAATMLCLSALAKDKEVIVSRGELVEIGGSFRVPEIMEQSGAKLMDVGTTNKTKPSDYLNAYHEGETGALMKVHTSNYRILGFTQEVELPEMVELGKKLNLPVIYDMGSGLMADLTDYGVDEPTVLDALKTGIDVILFSGDKLLGGPQGGIIAGKKEFIDKMKAHPMARAFRVDKMTLAAMEATFFEYSDIRQARRTIPVLNMITTPAGELKDRAERLAGDIRSAVHNFTVEVEACKDQVGGGSAPTVLLDGYAVAVQGKTLAPEKIERLLRREEIPIIVRITHNQVYLDVRTIREDEFEYIVAAFTAMDSRQVEG; the protein is encoded by the coding sequence ATGATGGAAGATAGAAGAGAGTTACTCCGAAAGATTCCGAAGATAGACGAGGTGCTGCAGGATGAGCGTCTCTTTTTTTTTACGGAAAGTACGCCCAGAGCAGTGATTGTGGAATCGGTCAGGGAAGTCACCCAGGAGTTGAGGAAGGATATCCTGGAAGGCAGAAGGAATCAGGTGGGTACCAAGGAAACACTGATGACAGAAATCGTGGCCCGCATTACAGGCAAGAAGAAAAAGAGCCTGCGGCGCGTCATCAATGCAACAGGGGTGGTGCTTCACACCAACCTGGGAAGGGCAAATCTATCGGACAAGGCATGCGAGAGCATCATGGACGTAGCCAGGAACTATACCAATCTGGAATATGATGTGAAGCGCGGCTCCAGAGGATCCCGCCATGACCATGTGGAGAAAATCCTGACCAAGATTACCGGGGCGGAAGCCGCCATGGTGGTCAACAACAACGCGGCGGCAACCATGCTCTGTCTCTCCGCCCTGGCAAAGGACAAGGAGGTCATTGTCTCCAGAGGGGAGCTGGTGGAAATCGGCGGTTCCTTCCGTGTGCCGGAAATCATGGAACAGAGCGGCGCCAAGCTGATGGATGTGGGAACCACAAACAAGACTAAGCCCTCGGACTATCTGAACGCCTACCACGAAGGTGAGACCGGCGCACTGATGAAGGTCCACACGAGTAATTACAGGATACTGGGATTCACCCAGGAGGTGGAGCTTCCTGAGATGGTGGAGCTGGGTAAGAAATTAAATCTTCCGGTTATCTACGATATGGGAAGCGGTCTCATGGCTGACCTTACAGACTATGGGGTGGACGAGCCCACGGTTCTGGACGCCTTAAAGACCGGCATAGACGTGATTCTGTTCAGCGGGGACAAGCTGTTAGGCGGACCCCAGGGCGGTATCATCGCAGGAAAGAAAGAGTTCATTGATAAAATGAAGGCCCATCCCATGGCAAGGGCATTTCGGGTGGACAAGATGACGCTGGCGGCCATGGAGGCTACCTTCTTTGAGTATTCGGATATCCGCCAGGCCCGCAGGACCATACCGGTGCTGAACATGATAACCACGCCGGCCGGAGAGCTTAAGGACAGGGCAGAGAGGCTGGCCGGGGACATCCGCAGTGCGGTCCATAACTTCACCGTGGAGGTGGAGGCGTGTAAGGACCAGGTAGGGGGAGGCTCCGCGCCCACCGTGCTATTGGACGGATATGCGGTGGCCGTTCAGGGAAAAACATTGGCGCCGGAAAAGATTGAGCGCCTTCTTCGCAGGGAAGAAATTCCAATTATTGTAAGGATTACCCATAACCAGGTATATCTGGATGTGAGGACCATCAGGGAAGATGAGTTTGAATATATTGTAGCAGCGTTTACCGCAATGGACAGCAGACAGGTTGAGGGGTGA
- the selB gene encoding selenocysteine-specific translation elongation factor, with product MQNVIVGTAGHVDHGKTCLIKALTGTDTDRLKEEQKRGITIELGFANLPNDAGIHIGIIDVPGHEKFVKNMLAGIGGIDLVLLVVALDEGVMPQTVEHFEILKMLHIKQGIVVFTKADLVDEEWAGLVNDDVDNLVRGTFMENADRIQVSAYTGKNIDVLKQMIVDKVRAAGARRQEKELFRLPIDRVFTMEGFGTVVTGTLLEGCCQVGQEVELYPTERTVKIREIQTHGHRVDMAYAGQRTALNLVNIKKDEINRGEVLAAQDSLLKSQFIDAKVQLFSSTDRELRNGDRVHINYGSAQAICKAVLLDKDVLSAGEEAYVQFRFDEPVAVRRNDRFIIRFYSPTITFGGGIVLEAEALKHKRNHEDVIDSLRIKELGTDLEVLELELKEESRYFPVPKILAAKLNWTNQETEDQLEALVKGKKAVRLSDGSYIHKYYWNEITQYGTELLNQFHKENPISDGMEKEEFKSRILDNFRIQESKKADVLLNEMIKRGITVTIGSAIAAAGFNAEYSHEIKGMLKEIEDTYLMAGYEIPATDDVVNKFKDKKLSKQIVNDLVKKGALVKINPGAMIHRDNWEKAMGLLKKYFEDHPTISLGDYRDLLGTSRKYAVLFLEYCDQQKITRKQDDVRILVQKSR from the coding sequence ATGCAGAATGTGATAGTGGGAACAGCCGGTCATGTGGATCACGGCAAGACATGTCTCATAAAGGCCCTTACAGGGACGGATACGGACAGGCTGAAGGAGGAGCAGAAAAGGGGAATTACCATTGAGCTGGGATTTGCCAACCTGCCCAATGACGCCGGAATCCATATTGGAATCATCGATGTTCCGGGCCATGAGAAGTTTGTGAAAAACATGCTGGCAGGTATTGGGGGCATCGATCTGGTGCTTCTGGTGGTTGCTCTGGATGAAGGCGTCATGCCTCAGACCGTAGAGCATTTTGAGATTCTTAAGATGCTCCATATCAAACAGGGTATTGTGGTATTTACCAAGGCCGACCTGGTGGATGAGGAATGGGCCGGGCTTGTAAATGATGATGTGGACAACCTGGTTAGGGGAACCTTCATGGAAAATGCCGACCGCATTCAGGTATCCGCCTATACCGGAAAAAACATTGATGTGTTAAAACAGATGATAGTGGATAAGGTAAGGGCTGCAGGCGCCAGGCGTCAGGAGAAGGAATTGTTCCGTCTGCCTATAGACCGTGTATTTACCATGGAAGGATTCGGCACAGTTGTCACAGGAACTCTTTTGGAGGGCTGCTGCCAGGTGGGGCAGGAGGTGGAGCTCTATCCCACCGAGAGAACCGTCAAAATCAGGGAGATACAGACCCACGGTCACAGGGTGGACATGGCCTATGCCGGTCAGAGAACGGCCCTGAATCTGGTCAATATCAAGAAGGACGAGATTAACAGGGGAGAGGTTCTGGCTGCCCAGGATTCTCTTTTGAAAAGTCAGTTCATAGACGCTAAGGTACAGTTGTTCTCTTCCACGGACAGAGAACTGAGAAACGGGGACAGGGTCCACATCAACTATGGGTCGGCCCAGGCCATATGCAAGGCAGTGCTGCTTGACAAGGATGTGCTGTCCGCGGGTGAGGAGGCCTATGTGCAGTTCCGGTTTGACGAGCCTGTGGCCGTGAGGAGGAATGACCGGTTCATCATCCGTTTCTATTCTCCCACCATTACCTTTGGCGGAGGCATCGTGCTGGAGGCAGAGGCGTTAAAGCATAAGAGGAATCATGAGGATGTCATTGACAGCCTTCGTATAAAGGAGCTGGGCACTGATTTAGAGGTCCTGGAACTGGAGCTTAAAGAGGAGAGCCGGTACTTCCCTGTTCCTAAGATACTGGCTGCCAAGCTCAACTGGACAAATCAGGAGACAGAGGATCAGCTGGAGGCCCTGGTCAAGGGGAAGAAGGCTGTCCGTCTCAGCGATGGCAGCTATATTCATAAATATTACTGGAATGAAATTACCCAATACGGTACAGAGCTTCTGAATCAGTTCCACAAGGAGAATCCTATTTCCGACGGAATGGAGAAGGAAGAATTTAAAAGCCGTATACTGGATAATTTCAGGATTCAGGAGTCTAAGAAAGCAGATGTCCTTTTAAATGAGATGATAAAGCGCGGCATTACGGTTACCATAGGCAGTGCGATTGCGGCAGCCGGATTTAATGCCGAATATTCCCATGAAATAAAGGGAATGTTAAAGGAGATTGAAGATACCTACTTGATGGCAGGGTATGAGATACCGGCCACAGACGATGTGGTTAACAAGTTTAAGGATAAGAAACTGTCGAAACAGATTGTGAATGATTTGGTAAAGAAGGGCGCATTGGTAAAGATAAATCCTGGTGCCATGATTCACAGGGACAATTGGGAAAAGGCCATGGGGCTTCTTAAGAAATACTTTGAGGACCATCCAACCATTTCACTGGGAGATTACAGGGATCTGCTGGGAACCTCCAGGAAGTATGCTGTTTTGTTCCTGGAGTACTGCGACCAGCAGAAGATAACACGGAAACAGGACGATGTGCGTATCCTTGTCCAGAAGTCGAGGTAG
- a CDS encoding selenium metabolism-associated LysR family transcriptional regulator — MEFRQLEAFVNAVKYKSFSKAADASFLTQPTISAHINNLENEMGTTLVNRTGREITLTKQGELFYPYAIDMLHTRSQALATVQAQCEAMDGVLDVYASSIPGQYYLPRLIGEFHAKCPKIRFYVEQSDSKTVIEDVMSQKGEIGLTGYKMHNSLVYEPVFMDELVLIVPDTEKYSRWKKGSTVSFRDFEHETFILREEGSGTKQEMEKAEIHGVPVFKNVDVIARMNSTEAIKQAVAGGLGISILSRMAAGEKEGTHRIKYFKIDGLEKKRTFYMVYSKNIRLSPIAEAFRDLVIDYRDRNWQQDIGRFM, encoded by the coding sequence ATGGAATTCAGACAATTAGAAGCATTCGTAAATGCGGTAAAGTACAAAAGTTTTTCAAAGGCAGCGGACGCCTCCTTTCTGACCCAGCCCACGATCAGCGCCCATATCAATAACCTGGAGAATGAGATGGGGACAACCCTTGTGAACCGGACAGGAAGGGAGATAACCCTGACAAAGCAGGGGGAGCTGTTTTACCCTTATGCCATTGATATGCTCCATACCAGGTCGCAGGCGCTGGCCACGGTACAGGCCCAATGCGAGGCAATGGACGGTGTTCTGGACGTATATGCATCCAGCATTCCGGGTCAGTACTATCTGCCCCGGCTCATAGGGGAGTTTCACGCCAAATGCCCGAAAATCCGTTTTTATGTGGAGCAGTCGGACAGCAAGACAGTGATTGAAGATGTCATGAGCCAGAAGGGCGAGATTGGACTCACAGGCTATAAGATGCATAACAGTCTGGTATATGAGCCTGTCTTTATGGATGAGCTGGTGCTCATTGTGCCTGATACGGAGAAGTATTCCCGATGGAAGAAGGGGAGTACGGTGAGCTTCCGGGACTTTGAACATGAGACCTTCATCCTTCGGGAGGAGGGATCAGGTACAAAACAGGAGATGGAAAAGGCGGAAATTCACGGTGTACCTGTGTTTAAAAACGTGGACGTGATTGCCCGGATGAACAGTACCGAGGCTATCAAACAGGCAGTGGCCGGAGGCCTGGGAATCTCCATCCTGTCCAGGATGGCTGCCGGGGAAAAAGAAGGAACCCACCGGATTAAGTACTTTAAGATAGACGGCCTGGAGAAGAAACGGACTTTTTACATGGTATACAGCAAAAACATACGTCTTTCACCCATAGCGGAAGCCTTCCGGGACCTTGTGATTGACTACAGGGACAGGAACTGGCAGCAGGATATCGGGCGGTTTATGTAA